A single genomic interval of Acidobacteriota bacterium harbors:
- a CDS encoding helix-hairpin-helix domain-containing protein, whose product MRNSFNRLCVLVLTLFVLVPAWTAVADPRPAQDTKSSGVVLVNLNTATLEQLDRLPGVGPKTAGLIIEYRQKNGGFKKIEDLMNVRGIGEKGFLKLRTLITVTPVKADRPGTDK is encoded by the coding sequence ATGCGCAACTCGTTCAACCGTCTGTGTGTGCTGGTGCTGACCCTCTTTGTTCTCGTGCCGGCGTGGACGGCAGTCGCCGACCCTCGTCCCGCACAGGACACCAAGTCGTCTGGTGTCGTCCTGGTCAACCTGAACACCGCGACCCTCGAGCAACTCGATCGATTGCCTGGTGTCGGCCCCAAGACCGCCGGGCTCATCATCGAGTACCGCCAGAAGAACGGCGGGTTCAAGAAGATCGAAGATCTGATGAATGTCCGCGGCATCGGCGAGAAGGGCTTTCTGAAGCTCAGGACGCTCATCACCGTCACCCCGGTGAAGGCTGATCGGCCTGGCACCGACAAGTGA
- a CDS encoding GspH/FimT family pseudopilin, whose protein sequence is MGAGAARARDPQRGTSLAELLIVLAATLVVGAMAVPTLGSQNDRIATSGAARYLATRLQQGRMDAIRRGTHVAYRFERGGETVRYALFADGNRNGVRTTDIGTGADAQVSAWESLSDHFVGVRFSIASGVTDIDSGSPIAGADPVRVGGSDLLSFSPTGTATSGTLYLSGRTGEQYAVRVLGATGRIRILRYSQGEHQWTPP, encoded by the coding sequence TTGGGGGCGGGCGCAGCGCGCGCCCGCGACCCGCAGCGCGGCACGTCGCTGGCCGAACTGTTGATTGTGCTGGCGGCAACCTTGGTGGTGGGCGCCATGGCTGTACCCACTCTCGGAAGCCAGAACGATCGAATTGCGACCAGCGGCGCGGCCCGCTACCTGGCCACGCGGCTTCAGCAGGGCCGCATGGACGCCATTCGGCGCGGGACGCATGTCGCTTACCGGTTTGAGCGCGGCGGTGAAACGGTTCGATACGCCCTGTTCGCCGACGGCAACCGTAACGGCGTGCGAACAACCGACATCGGGACTGGTGCGGATGCGCAGGTGTCAGCATGGGAATCGCTCTCGGACCACTTCGTCGGAGTGAGATTCTCAATCGCGAGTGGCGTGACCGATATCGACAGCGGCAGCCCGATCGCGGGTGCAGACCCTGTGCGGGTCGGTGGAAGCGATCTGTTGTCCTTCAGTCCCACTGGCACCGCCACCTCCGGCACGCTCTATCTGTCGGGGCGAACCGGAGAACAGTACGCCGTCAGGGTACTTGGGGCGACGGGACGCATCCGGATCCTGCGTTACTCCCAAGGGGAGCACCAATGGACGCCACCATGA